The following nucleotide sequence is from Actinomycetota bacterium.
GTGCGGCGACCTCGGCCCCGGGCTTCGCGGCGACCTTCTTCGGCGCTGGCGCCTTCGCAGGCGCCGCCTTCTTCTCGAGAACTGCCGGGGTCTCGGTCTTCTTGGCTCTGGACGTCACGCTTGCCTCACGATCCGGTGTCCGGCTCGGACTCCTGTCCGGTGCGCCTCAGCTCGAGCAGCTCACGCTGCAACGCGGCCGCCTCGGCGAACAGGCGGTCGCGCGCTTCACGCTCCGTGACGGGGTCGAGCGACTTCATCTCGGCGCGCATCTGCAAGATGCGACGCTCGAGCGCGGTCTCCTTCAGTTTCGACACGATCCCGCGAAATGTTGAGTTTACTTTCCCGTCCGCAAGCCCGTCTACACGCGAGATCCCCGAGAGTGCGTCCGCGGCGAGCGGATCGCGTGCGCGCACGTGCTCGAGCAGCTCCGCTCCCGTGAGCGCGCCGGCCTCGGCGAGGCACTTCAGCAGGGACACCATCACCGGCGAGGTGATGAGCCCTTCGGCGGCCAGTGACGATGCCCGCGCCCGCAAGGCCGGGAACGTCGCGATCATCCGCAGCGCCTCGCGTGACGCCGCCGATTCGGGCAGCAACTCGGCGGGCGGCGCGGCCGAGACCGCCTCAGGCGCCTCGCCGGGAGCCGCGACGCCCGGTCTCGCTCCGGCCTGCGCCCCGAGGTCCGCCTTCGCTCCCGAGACGGCGCGCCTCACGGTCGCCTCATCCACCAGCAGGCGGTCGGCCACCCGGTTGGCGTAGTCGTGCTCGAGCATCGAACCGCGCACCGCGGCCAGCGCGCCGGCCGTCGAGGCGAGCGCTGCGGACCTGCCCTCGGGCGTGTTCAGATCGTGCGACTCGAGCCTGCGGTCGATGACGAACTGCAGCAGCGGGACCGCCGCGGCGATGACGGCGCGCATCTCGTCGGCGCCGTGCTCGGTGACCCAGTCGGCCGGGTCCTTCCCGCCGGGGATGAGCGCGACCGCCATGTCGACGCCCGACGCGCCGGGCGCGGACACCGCCTTCCAGTCCACGAGGTCGGCGGCGCGCAACGCGGCACGCTGGCCGGCGGCGTCGCCGTCGAAGAGGTACACCACGCGCTTGGTGAACCGGCCGAGCAGCTTGGTGTGCTCGGCGGTGAGCGCCGTGCCGAGCGTGGCGACCACGTTCGTCATCCCCGCCTCGTGCAACGCAATCACGTCGGTATATCCCTCCACGACCACCGCCTCGCGCGCGGCGACGATTGCGTTCTTCGCGCGGTCGATGCCATAGAGGTTGCGCGACTTGTGGAACACGGGCGTGTCGCCGGTGTTGAGGTACTTCGGCTGACCGTCTCCCAGCACGCGGCCGCCGAAGCCGACGGCCTTGCCCACGTGGTCGCGGATCGGGAACATCAGCCGGTCGCGGAAGCGGTCCTTCACGCGCAGCCGCCCGCCGCGCTCCTCGGGCAGCGCGAGGTTCGCCTCGAGGATCTCGTCGTCTGCGAAGCCCTTCTCGCGAAGGTGGAGCGTGAGCGCCTCTGCTCCCGGCGCGTACCCGAGGCCGAAGCGCTTCGCGACCTCGATGCCGAATCCACGCGACTTCAGATACGCCCGCGCCTTCGCCGGGCCGGCCTGCTTCGAGGTGACGAGCACGCGGTGGTAGTACGCGGCGGCCGCATCGCACGCGGCGTGCAGGCGGTCGCGCTTCCCGCGCCCCGGGCCGGTGCCGCCCTCCTCGCGCACCTCGATGTGGGCGCGTTCGGCGAGCAGGCGCACCGCGTCCGGGAAGTCGAGGTTGTCCGTGCGCATGACGAAGTCGAACACGCTGCCGCCGGCGCCGCACCCGAAGCAGTGGAACATCTGCGTGGACGGGTCGACCTTGAACGACGCGGTCTTCTCGTTGTGGAACGGGCAGCAGCCCCAGTACAGCCGGCCCTTCTGCTTGAGCACCACGGCCTCGCCGACCACACCGAGGATGTCCGTGGCGTCGCGGACGCGCTGGATGTCCTCTTCGGGTATGCGGCCCACGACACCTCCTCGTTCGGCGGTACGCCCCTCACGGGCCCCGTAACGCGGTGCTCCCGCGAGCGAAGCCGCCCGCGGGAGCACCATTCTACGCGTACCGTCCGACGTCACCGTGCCGGGGCGTCTACCCCCGAGTGAACAGCGGAGCGAACACCACGGCGATGACGGACATGACCTTGATCAGGATGTTCATCGACGGGCCGGCGGTGTCCTTGAACGGGTCGCCGACCGTGTCGCCCACGACTGCCGCCTTGTGCGTGTCCGAGCCCTTGCCGCCGAACTCCCCGCCCTCCACGTACTTCTTCGCGTTGTCCCACGCGCCGCCGGCGTTGGCCATGAAGATGGCCATCAGGAACCCGACGACGAGCACGCCGGCGAGGAAGCCTCCGAGCGCGGACCTGCTCCACAGGCCCACCGCGATCGGCAGGATGCTCGCGAGCGAGGCCGGGAGCACCATCTGCTTCAGCGCGGCGCCGGTGGCGATGTTCACGCACTTGCCGTACTCGCCCTCGACGCCCTCGACTCCCTCGCGAAGGCCCTTGATCTCGTGGAACTGCCGGCGGACCTCCTCGATCATCGCCTGGGCGGCGCGACCGACGGCGTTGATGGCCATCGACGAGAACAGGAACGGGAACATGGCGCCGAGGAACAGGCCGATGATCACGTTGTTGTTCAGGATGTTGATGCCGTCCTTGAGCAGGCCGACCTTCTCCGCGTAGAGCTGGAAGTACGCGAGTGCGGTCACGGCGGCCGAGGCGATCGCGAAGCCCTTCGCGATGGCCGCCGTCGTGTTGCCGACCGAGTCGAGCGAGTCGGTGATGGCGCGGACCTCGGGGCCCTGGCCGCTCATCTCGGAGATGCCGCCCGCGTTGTCCGCGATCGGGCCGTAGGCGTCGACCGCGACGACGATGCCCGTGGTGGCGAGCATTCCGATGGCCGACAGGCCGACGGCGAAGATGCCGCCGCCGTCAGGCATGGCCCAGTTGCCGGCCCAGTAGGAGACGCCCATCGCGATGACCAGGAAGATGATCGACACGCCGGTGGACTGCATGCCGGTCGCCAGTCCGGAGAGGATGACGGTCGCCGGACCGGTGGTGCCGGACTCGGCGATCTGCTTGACGGCCTTGTACGTGTCCGACGTGTAGATCTCGGACGCCTGGCCGATCGCCATGCCGGCCGCCAGACCGATGAAGATGGCGACGAAGAAGCCGAGCGGGTTGCTGACGACGTGCACACCGAACGTGGTCCCGGCGGGCACGAGCCACATGACGAGGAAGTAGCACGCGGCCAGTGTCAGGACCGCCGCGCCATACGTCCCGGTCGAGAGCGCGCGCGCCGGGTGCCCGCCTGCCTTGCCGCGCACGAACGCCGTCGCGATAGCGGAGCAGACCATGCCGACGGCCGCGATGAGCACCGGCAGCAGCGCGCCTCGGAAGCCCAAGTACAGAGCGCCGAGCGCGAGCGGCGCGACGATCGCGCCGACGTACGACTCGTACAGGTCGGCGCCCATGCCGGCGACGTCGCCCACGTTGTCGCCCACGTTGTCGGCGATGACGGCCGGGTTGCGCGGGTCGTCCTCGGGGATACCGGCCTCGACCTTGCCCACGAGGTCGGCGCCCACGTCGGCGGCCTTGGTGTAGATGCCGCCACCGACGCGCGCGAACAGCGCGATCGTCGAAGCCCCGAGCCCGAAGCCGGGGATGACGTCGGAGAAGATGGTCATGGCCGGGATGGCCATACCGAACACGTCCCACGTGGCCCCGTCGACGATCGACAGGTCCTTCACGAGGCCCGTCGCGTAGAGAAAGACGATGAAGCACAGGGACACGCCGAGGAGACCCAGTCCCGCAACGGTCAGACCCATGACGGCGCCGCCGCGGAACGCGACCTCGAGGGCCATCGGCATGCCCTTCGTCGCGGCTTGGGTGGTGCGGGAGTTCGCGCGCGTCGCGATCGTCAGGCCGATGAACCCGGCGGTACCGGAGAACACCGCGCCGACCAGGTAGGCGATGCCCATGATCACGCCGCCGCTCGCCCTCAGGAAGACGCTCATGGCGATGGCGATGGCCACGAGGACGACGGCCACCGTCCGGTACTCCCGGGTGAGGAACGCCAGCGCGCCCTCCTGGATGTGCTTGGAGATGCGCTGCATCTTCGCCGAGCCCGGATCCTGCTTGAGCACCCACATCGCGTAGTACGCGGCGGTGCCCAGACCGACCAGTGCACACAAGGCCGCAACCAGCACGTACGTCATAGCCACTCCCCCTCGTCCATCCCTTGGCGGGACTCCGTCTCCCCGGTCCGGGCGCCCAGCGCACCGTACCGCGCCCCGCGACGGTCCGACCACGCGAGGCCGTTGACGTTTCGCACTACTCTAGCCAAAGCCTTCCATGCGGGCAACGCGCTCGACGCGCTCGGAACGCCTCTCGCGCCTCCCGTTCCGGTCACGATTCGACGCCGCCGCCGAGCCTCCTGCTCTTTGCCCGGCCGACCGCCCTCGACCGCGTCGAGCCGTGGGTCGCGCCCTGCCGTGCGCGCCGGCCACCGGGCTCAGATCATCCACGCCTTGGGGAGGAAGAGCTCCTTGTACGTGGTGAGCGCGTAGCGGTCCGTCATCCCCGCGACGTAGTCGGTCACGCGCTGCCAGAGCGGCTCCTCGGGGTGCGCGACGTACTCGGCGGGCATCTGCTCGGGATGCTCGAGGTAGTGCATGAAGAGGTGCTTGACCACCTCGCGGGCCTTCGGCTCCTCGGCCTTGGCGTCCGGCGAGGTGTACACCGCGTCCCACAGGTACCGTTCCAGGCACTTCATCGCCGAGAGGACCTCGTCCGACATGCGGATGCCGTCGAGGTCCGCGCTCATGACGGTGAGGTCCTGCACCATCGTGCCGATGCGTTCGACGTGCGTGGCGCCCAGCACGCGGCGCGCCTCCTCGGGAAGGTCCTCGTCGCTGATGACGCCGGCGCGCACCGCGTCGTCGACGTCGTGGCTGACGTAGGCGATCTTGTCGGCACGGCGCACGATCGAGCCCTCGAGCGTGGCCGGCTCGGCGGCGTCGCGCGTGTGGCCGCGGATCCCGTCGCGCACCTCCCAGGTGAGGTTCAGGCCCTTGCCGCCGTACTCGAGCCGCTCGACCACGCGCACCGACTGCTCGTGGTGCTCGAACGCTTGCGGTGCGTCCGCGAATCCGCCGCTGATGTCGGCGTAGCACTCGGTCAGCGCCGTCTCGCCGGTGTGACCGAACGGCGTGTGGCCGAGGTCGTGACCGAGCGCGATCGCCTCGGTGAGATCCTCGTTGAGCGCGAGCGAGCGCGCCACCGAGCGCGCGATCTGCGACACCTCGAGCGTGTGCGTCAGGCGCGTGCGGTAGTGGTCGCCCTCGGGCGCCAGGAAGACCTGCGTCTTGTGCGAGAGGCGCCGGAACGACTTGCAGTGGATGATGCGGTCCCGGTCGCGCATGTACTCCGTGCGGAACGGATCGGGACCCTTCCTCGACGCGTGCTCGCGCCCGCGCGAGCGCGACGACAGCGCCGCACGATGCGAGAGGCGCTCGACCTCGAGCGCCTCCAGCATCTCGCGTGTGAGCGGCAGGCCCACTTCGCCGCGCTCCCCTACCGGTTGTCGCTCGCGGCGGCCTTGTCGGCGAGCGTGGCCTGCGCCGCGGCGAGCCGCGCGAGCGGCACGCGGTACGGCGAGCAGGACACGTACGTCAGGCCGATCCCGTAGAACGTCTTCACGGAGTCCGGATCGCCGCCGTGCTCGCCGCACACACCGAGCTTGAGCTTCGGGTTCACGGAGCGGCCCTTCTCGCACGCGACGCGCACGAGCTCGGCCACGCCGGCGTCCACGGTCTCGAACGGGTTGCGCGCGAGGATCTTGCGCTCGAGGTAGCGCGGCAGGAACTTGCTCTCGATGTCGTCGCGCGAGAAGCCGAACGTCGTCTGCGTGAGGTCGTTCGTGCCGAACGAGAAGAAGTCGGCCTGTCCGGCGATCTCGTCGGCGGTCACGGCCGCGCGCGGCAGCTCGATCATCGTGCCGATCGGGATATCGAGCTCCATACCCTGCTCGGCCGCAACGGTCGCCAGGATCTCCTCGGTCTCGGCGCGCAGCGTCTCGAGCTCGGTGACGACCGACACCAGCGGGATCATGATCTCGGGCCGCGGGTCCTTGCCCGCGCGCTTGAGCTCAGCGGTGGCCTCGGCGATGGCACGCACCTGCATGCCGTAGATCTCAGGCCACATGATGCCGAGGCGGCAGCCGCGCAGCCCGAGCATGGGGTTCATCTCGGCCATGGAGTCGATGAGCGCGAGCATCTTGTGCTTGGCCGCGATCTCGGCCGCGTCGGCGCCCTTGCACTCCATCTTCGTGATCTCGACCTCGAGTTCGCGCGGCGAGTCGAGGAACTCGTGCAGCGGCGGGTCGAGCAGGCGGATGGTGACGGGCAACCCGTCCATCGCGCCGAGGATGCCGACGTAGTCCTCGCGCTGTACCTTGAGCAGTTGCGCGAGCGGCGCCTCACGGCCGGCCTCGTCCTCGGCGATGATCATGTCCTGGACGATCTGCTTCCGGTCGCCGAGGAACATGTGCTCGGTGCGGCACAGGCCGATGCCGGCGGCGCCGAACTCGCGGCCGAGCGCCGCATCCTCGGGCGTGTCGGCGTTGGCGCGCACGCCCATCGTGCGGAACTCGTCGGCCCACGCCAGGATCGTGTCGAAGTCGCCCGAGACCTCGGGCGCGACCAGGTCGACCGCTCCGAGCACGACGACGCCGGTGGTGCCGTCGATCGAGATGATGTCGCCTTCGACAAGCTCGATGCCCTTGCCGGCGATCGTGGCCTTCTTGGCGGCCGCGTCGATCTTCAGGGCCTCGACACCGCACACGCACGGCTTGCCCATGCCGCGCGCCACGACCGCCGCGTGCGAGGTCTTGCCGCCGTGCGAGGTCAGGATGCCCTTGGCTGCGACCATGCCGTGCAGGTCGTCGGGGGTGGTCTCCCAGCGCACGAGGATGACCTTGCGGCCGTCCGCGGCGGCGGACTCCGCCTCGTCGGCCGAGAAGACGACCTCGCCGACAGCCGCGCCGGGGCTCGCGTTCAGGCCCTTGGCTACGACGTCGTAGGTGGCCTTCGCGTCGAACTGCGGGTGCAGGAGCTGGTCGAGCTGCGCGGCGTCGATGCGCAGCACGGCCTCCTCGCGCGTGATCATGCCCTCGTCGACCATATCCGAGGCGATCTTGAGCGCCGCGCGCGCGGTGCGCTTCCCGATGCGCGTCTGGAGCATCCAGAGCTTGCCCTCCTGGATGGTGAACTCGATGTCGCACATGTCGCGGTAGGCGCCCTCGAGAACGCCGAAGACGCGCTCGAGCTCGGCGCCGGCGGCCTCGAGGCCCGGCACCGTCTTGAGCTCGGCGATCGGGCGCGTGGCGCGGATGCCGGCCACGACGTCCTCGCCCTGGGCGTTGGTCAGGAAGTCGCCATAGTGCTCATTGGTGCCGTCGGCCGCGTTGCGCGTGAACCCGACGCCCGTGGCGGAGGTGTCGCCCATGTTGCCGAAGACCATCGACTGCACGTTGACGGCCGTGCCCAGGTCGTCGGCGATGCGCTCGAGCTTGCGGTAGAGCACCGCGCGGTCGTTCATCCACGAACGGAAGACGGCCTCGATGGCCAGGTGCAGCTGGCTCGTGACGTCCTGCGGGAACGCCACGCGGCCGTCGGCGCCGGCCAGCGCCGGGAAGTCGGCGGCCGACACGTGGTCCGCCACGATGACCTTGAACACGCCGACGAGTTCCTGCAGGTCGGCGGCGGTCAGCTCGGTGTCGTCGGCGACGCCGCGCTGCTGCTTCATCGTGTTGATGGCGTTCTCGAACAGGTCGCCCTCGGCGTCGAGCACGACTTTCGAGAACATCTGGATGAAGCGGCGGTAGCTGTCCCACGCGAAGCGCTCGTTGCCCGCCTTGGCGATCAGGCCGTGCACCGAGGTGTCGTTCAGGCCGAGGTTGAGCACCGTGTCCATCATGCCCGGCATCGAGAACGGCGAGCCCGAGCGGACCGAGACGAGCAGCGGGTCGGCGTCGTCGCCGAGCTTCTTGCCCATCTTGCCCTCGAGGTCCGCGACGTGCTTCGCGATCTCCTCGGAAAGGTCCGGCGGGAACGCGGGCGGCTCGGAGTTGTAGTACTCCATGCACGCCTGGCAGGTGATGGTGAACCCGGGCGGGACCGGCAATCCCATCAGCGCCATCTCGGCGAGGTTCGCGCCCTTGCCGCCGAGCTGGAACTTCATGCCCTTGTTGCCCTCGGTGCGGTCGACTCCGTCGAGGCCCGCGCCGAACCCGTACACGCGCTGAACGTCTCCCACTGGACTCCCCTTGCGTTGTCTCGCGCGACAGATGCACGCGCTATGGTAGCGGAACGGCGGCGGTGCGGTCAGCGTGGCGAGGGCGGGCCGTAC
It contains:
- a CDS encoding DNA primase, translating into MVLPRAASLAGAPRYGAREGRTAERGGVVGRIPEEDIQRVRDATDILGVVGEAVVLKQKGRLYWGCCPFHNEKTASFKVDPSTQMFHCFGCGAGGSVFDFVMRTDNLDFPDAVRLLAERAHIEVREEGGTGPGRGKRDRLHAACDAAAAYYHRVLVTSKQAGPAKARAYLKSRGFGIEVAKRFGLGYAPGAEALTLHLREKGFADDEILEANLALPEERGGRLRVKDRFRDRLMFPIRDHVGKAVGFGGRVLGDGQPKYLNTGDTPVFHKSRNLYGIDRAKNAIVAAREAVVVEGYTDVIALHEAGMTNVVATLGTALTAEHTKLLGRFTKRVVYLFDGDAAGQRAALRAADLVDWKAVSAPGASGVDMAVALIPGGKDPADWVTEHGADEMRAVIAAAVPLLQFVIDRRLESHDLNTPEGRSAALASTAGALAAVRGSMLEHDYANRVADRLLVDEATVRRAVSGAKADLGAQAGARPGVAAPGEAPEAVSAAPPAELLPESAASREALRMIATFPALRARASSLAAEGLITSPVMVSLLKCLAEAGALTGAELLEHVRARDPLAADALSGISRVDGLADGKVNSTFRGIVSKLKETALERRILQMRAEMKSLDPVTEREARDRLFAEAAALQRELLELRRTGQESEPDTGS
- a CDS encoding sodium-translocating pyrophosphatase; the encoded protein is MTYVLVAALCALVGLGTAAYYAMWVLKQDPGSAKMQRISKHIQEGALAFLTREYRTVAVVLVAIAIAMSVFLRASGGVIMGIAYLVGAVFSGTAGFIGLTIATRANSRTTQAATKGMPMALEVAFRGGAVMGLTVAGLGLLGVSLCFIVFLYATGLVKDLSIVDGATWDVFGMAIPAMTIFSDVIPGFGLGASTIALFARVGGGIYTKAADVGADLVGKVEAGIPEDDPRNPAVIADNVGDNVGDVAGMGADLYESYVGAIVAPLALGALYLGFRGALLPVLIAAVGMVCSAIATAFVRGKAGGHPARALSTGTYGAAVLTLAACYFLVMWLVPAGTTFGVHVVSNPLGFFVAIFIGLAAGMAIGQASEIYTSDTYKAVKQIAESGTTGPATVILSGLATGMQSTGVSIIFLVIAMGVSYWAGNWAMPDGGGIFAVGLSAIGMLATTGIVVAVDAYGPIADNAGGISEMSGQGPEVRAITDSLDSVGNTTAAIAKGFAIASAAVTALAYFQLYAEKVGLLKDGINILNNNVIIGLFLGAMFPFLFSSMAINAVGRAAQAMIEEVRRQFHEIKGLREGVEGVEGEYGKCVNIATGAALKQMVLPASLASILPIAVGLWSRSALGGFLAGVLVVGFLMAIFMANAGGAWDNAKKYVEGGEFGGKGSDTHKAAVVGDTVGDPFKDTAGPSMNILIKVMSVIAVVFAPLFTRG
- a CDS encoding deoxyguanosinetriphosphate triphosphohydrolase gives rise to the protein MLEALEVERLSHRAALSSRSRGREHASRKGPDPFRTEYMRDRDRIIHCKSFRRLSHKTQVFLAPEGDHYRTRLTHTLEVSQIARSVARSLALNEDLTEAIALGHDLGHTPFGHTGETALTECYADISGGFADAPQAFEHHEQSVRVVERLEYGGKGLNLTWEVRDGIRGHTRDAAEPATLEGSIVRRADKIAYVSHDVDDAVRAGVISDEDLPEEARRVLGATHVERIGTMVQDLTVMSADLDGIRMSDEVLSAMKCLERYLWDAVYTSPDAKAEEPKAREVVKHLFMHYLEHPEQMPAEYVAHPEEPLWQRVTDYVAGMTDRYALTTYKELFLPKAWMI
- a CDS encoding pyruvate, phosphate dikinase, which gives rise to MGDVQRVYGFGAGLDGVDRTEGNKGMKFQLGGKGANLAEMALMGLPVPPGFTITCQACMEYYNSEPPAFPPDLSEEIAKHVADLEGKMGKKLGDDADPLLVSVRSGSPFSMPGMMDTVLNLGLNDTSVHGLIAKAGNERFAWDSYRRFIQMFSKVVLDAEGDLFENAINTMKQQRGVADDTELTAADLQELVGVFKVIVADHVSAADFPALAGADGRVAFPQDVTSQLHLAIEAVFRSWMNDRAVLYRKLERIADDLGTAVNVQSMVFGNMGDTSATGVGFTRNAADGTNEHYGDFLTNAQGEDVVAGIRATRPIAELKTVPGLEAAGAELERVFGVLEGAYRDMCDIEFTIQEGKLWMLQTRIGKRTARAALKIASDMVDEGMITREEAVLRIDAAQLDQLLHPQFDAKATYDVVAKGLNASPGAAVGEVVFSADEAESAAADGRKVILVRWETTPDDLHGMVAAKGILTSHGGKTSHAAVVARGMGKPCVCGVEALKIDAAAKKATIAGKGIELVEGDIISIDGTTGVVVLGAVDLVAPEVSGDFDTILAWADEFRTMGVRANADTPEDAALGREFGAAGIGLCRTEHMFLGDRKQIVQDMIIAEDEAGREAPLAQLLKVQREDYVGILGAMDGLPVTIRLLDPPLHEFLDSPRELEVEITKMECKGADAAEIAAKHKMLALIDSMAEMNPMLGLRGCRLGIMWPEIYGMQVRAIAEATAELKRAGKDPRPEIMIPLVSVVTELETLRAETEEILATVAAEQGMELDIPIGTMIELPRAAVTADEIAGQADFFSFGTNDLTQTTFGFSRDDIESKFLPRYLERKILARNPFETVDAGVAELVRVACEKGRSVNPKLKLGVCGEHGGDPDSVKTFYGIGLTYVSCSPYRVPLARLAAAQATLADKAAASDNR